The following coding sequences lie in one Meles meles chromosome X, mMelMel3.1 paternal haplotype, whole genome shotgun sequence genomic window:
- the LOC123935583 gene encoding RNA polymerase II subunit A C-terminal domain phosphatase SSU72-like, with protein MAAAMSTQPLRVAVVCSSNQNRSMEAHNILNKRGFSVRSFGTGTYVKLPGPAPDKPNVYDFKTTYDQMYNDLVRKDKDLYTQNGILHMLDRNKRIKPRPERFQNCKDIFDLILTCEERVYDQVVEDLISREQETCQPVHVINVDIQDNLEEATLGAFLICELCQCIQHTDDMDNDIDELLQEFEEKSGRAFLHTVCFY; from the coding sequence ATGGCAGCCGCTATGTCGACGCAGCCGCTGCGAGTGGCAGTGGTGTGCTCGAGCAACCAGAACCGGAGCATGGAGGCGCACAACATTCTCAACAAACGGGGATTCAGTGTTCGTTCTTTTGGAACGGGAACCTATGTGAAGCTCCCGGGACCAGCACCCGACAAGCCAAATGTTTACGATTTCAAAACGACCTACGACCAGATGTACAACGACCTCGTTCGCAAGGATAAAGATCTCTACACGCAGAACGGCATTCTACATATGCTGGATAGAAATAAGAGGATCAAGCCCCGCCCAGAAAGGTTCCAGAACTGTAAAGATATTTTCGATCTGATTCTTACCTGTGAAGAGAGAGTGTACGATCAGGTGGTCGAAGATCTGATTTCAAGAGAACAAGAAACCTGCCAGCCAGTACATGTGATCAACGTGGATATCCAAGACAACCTTGAAGAAGCCACCCTGGGCGCCTTCCTCATCTGTGAGCTGTGCCAGTGCATTCAGCACACCGACGACATGGATAACGACATCGACGAGCTGCTCCAAGAGTTTGAGGAGAAGAGCGGCAGAGCCTTCCTGCACACCGTCTGCTTCTACTAA